A stretch of Phragmites australis chromosome 12, lpPhrAust1.1, whole genome shotgun sequence DNA encodes these proteins:
- the LOC133886051 gene encoding probable O-methyltransferase 2: MAAESQTIVVPTDAELLQAQADLWRHSLYYLTSMALKCAVELHIPTAIHNLGGATSLSDLVTALSLPPAKLPFLRRIMRLLVTSGIFASDSNAEVETFRLNPLSWLLVEGVEAEDHTYQKYFVVSTVSRHTVEAGLSLADWFKKDLAPPVPSPFEDLHGVPLFHEKTPLLDKELDRIVNEGLAAHDKLAIGTIIRECHDLFKGLQSLTDCCGDGTTVSAIMKAFPHIKCTVLDIPKVIKTTPADAVNYGAGDMFKFVPPAQAVMLKLVLHFWNDEDCVKILEQCRKAIPSREEGGKVIIIEIVLSPSMGPIMYEAQLLMDMLMMVNTRGRQRDENDWREIFMKAGFSDYKIVKKIGARGIIEVYP, translated from the exons ATGGCGGCTGAGTCTCAGACCATCGTTGTTCCCACTGATGCTGAGCTGCTGCAGGCTCAAGCTGACCTTTGGCGCCACAGCCTCTACTACCTCACCTCCATGGCACTCAAGTGCGCCGTCGAGCTTCACATCCCAACTGCCATCCATAATCTTGGAGGGGCTACATCGCTTTCCGACCTGGTAACCGCGCTGTCCCTCCCCCCAGCTAAGCTTCCATTCCTCCGCCGCATAATGCGGTTGCTGGTCACGTCGGGCATCTTCGCGTCTGACAGCAATGCCGAGGTAGAGACCTTCCGCCTCAATCCACTCTCCTGGCTCCTGGTGGAAGGTGTGGAAGCGGAAGACCACACCTACCAGAAATACTTCGTGGTCAGCACGGTCTCACGGCATACTGTTGAGGCGGGGTTGTCTCTGGCTGACTGGTTCAAGAAGGATTTGGCGCCACCAGTGCCGTCGCCATTCGAGGATTTACACGGTGTGCCACTCTTTCACGAGAAGACGCCGCTCCTGGACAAGGAACTTGATAGGATTGTCAATGAAGGTCTGGCAGCACACGACAAGTTGGCAATTGGAACAATAATTCGGGAGTGCCATGATCTTTTCAAGGGGCTGCAATCACTGACTGACTGCTGTGGTGATGGCACGACTGTGAGTGCTATCATGAAGGCGTTCCCTCACATCAAGTGTACTGTGCTGGACATTCCAAAGGTTATTAAGACCACACCAGCTGATGCCGTTAACTATGGCGCGGGGGACATGTTCAAGTTTGTCCCACCTGCTCAAGCTGTGATGCTCAAG CTTGTACTGCACTTCTGGAACGATGAGGATTGCGTGAAGATCCTGGAGCAATGCAGGAAAGCAATTCCTTCCCGAGAAGAGGGAGGGAAGGTGATCATTATAGAAATAGTTCTTAGCCCTTCGATGGGGCCAATAATGTACGAAGCTCAACTCCTGATGGACATGCTCATGATGGTGAATACTAGAGGCAGGCAGCGGGACGAAAATGACTGGCGCGAGATCTTTATGAAAGCAGGTTTCTCCGACTATAAGATCGTTAAGAAAATAGGAGCTCGTGGCATCATCGAGGTTTACCCGTAA